One genomic segment of Ricinus communis isolate WT05 ecotype wild-type chromosome 5, ASM1957865v1, whole genome shotgun sequence includes these proteins:
- the LOC8266466 gene encoding AT-hook motif nuclear-localized protein 5: MDGREAMALASGSTPYYIHRGGGVGGSGSGSQAGGFHSPPGFRPLANPNLLAHSNTRPGSSGSSFSIEPSNINFVHGMNVAVPSGLPVGEPVKKKRGRPRKYAPDGQVSLGLSPLPVKPKPSSGQDPLSPKRARGRPPGTGRKQQLALLGEWMNSSAGIAFSPHVIRIGVGEDIVAKVLSFAQQRPRALCILSGTGTVSSVTLRQPASSGPTLTFEGRFEILCLSGSYLVAEDGGPRNRTGGISASLSSPDGHVIGGAIGMLIAAGPVQVVACSFVHGASKVKDKPVGRPKINKESASHSGDKSVTPKPTLPTNVPQSFTPSPMHVWPISRSVDLRNPHSDIDLMRG; this comes from the exons ATGGATGGAAGAGAAGCAATGGCATTAGCTAGTGGGTCAACACCATATTACATTCATAGAGGAGGTGGGGTTGGTGGGTCTGGGTCTGGATCGCAAGCTGGTGGATTTCATTCTCCACCAGGGTTCAGACCCTTGGCAAACCCAAATCTACTAGCTCATTCCAATACCAGACCAGGTTCATCTGGGTCATCATTTTCAATAGAGCCGTCAAATATCAATTTTGTTCATGGCATGAACGTAGCTGTGCCCTCTGGGCTGCCTGTGGGTGAACcagtgaagaagaaaagagggaGACCCCGGAAATATGCCCCGGATGGGCAGGTTTCTCTGGGTTTGTCTCCATTGCCAGTAAAACCTAAGCCCTCTTCAGGGCAGGATCCATTGAGCCCTAAACGGGCTAGAGGTAGGCCACCTGGAACTGGGAGAAAGCAGCAATTGGCTCTTCTTG GTGAGTGGATGAATAGTTCTGCTGGAATAGCTTTTTCACCACATGTCATCCGCATTGGAGTTGGAGAG GATATTGTTGCAAAAGTACTATCATTTGCCCAACAAAGGCCGAGGGCACTTTGCATCTTGTCTGGAACTGGTACAGTTTCTTCTGTAACACTACGTCAGCCAGCATCTTCAGGGCCCACTCTTACATTTGAG GGCCGTTTTGAGATATTATGCTTGTCTGGTTCTTATTTGGTTGCTGAAGATGGTGGCCCTCGGAATCGCACTGGTGGTATTAGTGCTTCTCTTTCCAGTCCTGACGGTCATGTCATCGGAGGAGCAATTGGAATGCTTATTGCAGCTGGTCCAGTCCAG GTGGTGGCATGTAGCTTTGTACATGGAGCTTCTAAAGTTAAGGACAAACCAGTTGGCCGTCCCAAAATTAATAAGGAATCTGCATCCCATTCTGGTGATAAATCGGTTACCCCAAAACCAACTCTGCCTACAAATGTACCGCAAAGTTTCACTCCCTCCCCGATGCACGTTTGGCCCATTTCACGGTCAGTTGACCTGAGAAACCCTCACAGCGACATTGACTTGATGCGAGGATAA
- the LOC8266467 gene encoding putative pre-16S rRNA nuclease — MKYMKPIALFNDLMKSKSNGRLLGLDVGDKYVGLAISDRHNKIASPLSVLLRKKSNIDLVATDFQSLISELSLAGFVVGYPFDRQRSTPDALHVKLFIDDLRKIGKLEGLKYTFWDECFTSKNVELLVQPLDLHPVEAKTIMDKFAAVGILQGYLDYVNRKLKLEAPE; from the exons ATGAAGTATATGAAGCCCATTGCCTTGTTCAATGACTTGATGAAGTCTAAATCAAATGGACGCTTACTTGGGTTGGACGTCGGCGACAAGTATGTGGGTTTAGCAATATCAGACCGTCATAATAAAATTGCATCACCTTTAAG TGTCCTACTAAGGAAGAAATCAAACATTGATTTGGTGGCTACTGATTTCCAAAGTCTG ATCTCTGAACTTTCGCTGGCGGGGTTTGTTGTTGGCTATCCTTTCGACAGACAGCGAAGTACCCCTGAT GCTTTGCACGTGAAGCTTTTTATTGATGACCTCAGAAAAATCGGGAAACTTGAAGGTTTAAAATACACATTCTGGGATGAGTGCTTCACATCAAAG AATGTGGAACTACTAGTACAGCCTTTAGATTTGCATCCAGTAGAAGCAAAAACCATAATGGACAAATTTGCTGCTGTTGGGATACTTCAG GGGTACCTGGATTATGTTAATAGGAAGCTGAAGTTGGAGGCACCAGAATAA
- the LOC107260905 gene encoding uncharacterized protein LOC107260905 isoform X1, whose protein sequence is MGNRRFAQVSTSDDEDEALPPPPKTRSSMAKSEDNEKNKNKKKKMKLLEKDEEDEEEAKVRGGKAKKKGRGRKGVESEEEEEEEEEEEEEAPQEDAKPIGEPIKFSGKGRGKRSHYEAFEFDGNRYELEDPVLLVPEDKKQKPYVAIIKDIAQTQKLSMMVTGQWFYRPEEAERKGGGSWQSRDTRELFYSFHRDEVPAESVMHKCVVHFVPIHKQLPNRKQHPGFIVQKVYDTVERKLWKLTDKDYEDNKQHEIDLLVQKTLSRLVDLPDIETEDYAAEQPEDQSKFKRTLRKKNITPLDVSREEEASGRHDNLKAETPGSCTANTSEYYAILEKFDVLTGDTHREKWLERLLQCIQYMCRSPDDEKVKASSDGIDGEKESKTHSNGNGSQDKSPKSSKTFRWPDAAVSAVCALEKASHEALSSDFQKYNQKLRSLVFNLKNSTLLARRLLNGQLKPSKILNMSPNELKEGLTAEETATKEPDESAGMQMTDACCSRCNENKVGVRDIIQAGHGDRYQLECTACGNSWYASRDEASMLTIDGPGSAKSVGTAPWATAKFEEVEKKLVSPREPEKAAEVMKKTSEPYIPIVDSQRPFSKSKSEENTVAKKGAEVMKKTSEPYVPVVDSQRPLAKSKSEENTVATKNAE, encoded by the exons ATGGGAAACCGGAGATTCGCGCAGGTATCCACCAGCGACGACGAAGACGAAGCGCTACCGCCGCCACCGAAAACTCGGTCATCGATGGCGAAGTCAGAAGACAATGagaaaaacaagaacaaaaagaagaaaatgaaacttctagaaaaagatgaagaagatgagGAAGAAGCGAAAGTGAGAGGAGGGAAagcaaagaagaaaggaagaggaaGGAAAGGAGTTGAAtcggaagaggaagaggaggaggaggaggaagaagaggaagaggcGCCGCAAGAGGATGCGAAACCGATTGGTGAACCGATTAAGTTTTCTGGTaaaggaagaggaaaaagGAGTCATTATGAAGCTTTTGAGTTTGATGGAAATAGATATGAGCTT GAGGATCCTGTCCTTTTAGTTCCTGAGGATAAAAAGCAAAAACCTTATGTGGCAATTATCAAG GATATTGCTCAGACACAAAAGCTTAGCATGATGGTCACTGGACAGTGGTTTTATCGTCCTGAAGAGGCAGAGAGAAAAGGTGGTGGAAGCTGGCAGTCACGTGATACCCGAGAATTGTTTTACAGTTTTCATCGTGATGAGGTTCCAGCAGAATCTGTAATGCACAAGTGTGTGGTGCATTTTGTCCCTATTCATAAGCAACTTCCAAATCGGAAACAGCATCCTGGTTTTATTGTCCAGAAAGTGTATGACACTGTAGAACGGAAACTTTGGAAGTTAACTGATAAGGattatgaagataataagcAGCATGAAATTGATCTTCTTGTTCAGAAAACTCTATCGCGTTTGGTAGACCTTCCTGATATTGAAACTGAAGATTATGCTGCTGAACAACCAGAAGATCAGTCAAAGTTTAAGAGAACTCTcaggaaaaagaatattacTCCACTTGATGTTTCAAGGGAGGAAGAGGCATCTGGCAGGCATGACAATTTAAAAGCTGAAACACCAGGAAGCTGTACAGCCAATACCTCGGAGTACTAtgcaatcttagaaaagttTGATGTACTAACTGGAGATACTCATCGCGAAAAATGGTTGGAGAGGCTTCTTCAATGTATTCAATACATGTGCAGATCTCCTGACGATGAAAAAGTGAAAGCCAGTTCTGATGGCATTGATGGTGAAAAAGAGAGCAAGACACATAGCAATGGAAATGGATCTCAAGATAAGAGTCCTAAA AGTAGCAAGACTTTTCGATGGCCTGATGCTGCTGTTTCTGCAGTATGTGCCCTTGAGAAGGCTTCACATGAAGCTCTTTCCTCTGATTTTCAGAAATATAACCAGAAGTTGCGTTCTCTTGTTTTCAACCTCAAG AATAGCACGCTACTGGCACGGCGTTTGCTCAATGGACAGTTGAAACCTtcgaaaatattaaatatgtcaCCAAATGAATTGAAA gAAGGGTTGACAGCTGAGGAGACAGCAACAAAAGAGCCCGACGAATCAGCAGGCATGCAG ATGACTGATGCTTGTTGCTCAAGATGCAATGAGAACAAAGTTGGCGTAAGGGACATCATCCAAGCTGGACATGGAGATCGCTATCAG CTGGAGTGTACTGCCTGTGGAAATTCTTGGTATGCTTCCAGGGATGAAGCATCGATGCTGACAATAGATGGACCGGGTTCTGCCAAAAGTGTAGGCACTGCACCCTGGGCAACTGCCAAATTTGAAGAGGTCGAGAAGAAGCTGGTCAGTCCCCGCGAACCTGAGAAGGCAGCTGAGGTCATGAAGAAGACAAGTGAACCATATATACCTATTGTCGATTCCCAGAGGCCATTTTCCAAGTCCAAGAGTGAAGAGAATACTGTAGCTAAGAAGGGAGCTGAGGTCATGAAGAAGACAAGTGAACCATACGTACCTGTTGTAGATTCCCAGAGACCGTTAGCCAAGTCCAAGAGCGAAGAGAATACTGTAGCTACAAAGAATGCGGAGTGA
- the LOC107260905 gene encoding ABC transporter F family member 4 isoform X2, whose translation MGNRRFAQVSTSDDEDEALPPPPKTRSSMAKSEDNEKNKNKKKKMKLLEKDEEDEEEAKVRGGKAKKKGRGRKGVESEEEEEEEEEEEEEAPQEDAKPIGEPIKFSGKGRGKRSHYEAFEFDGNRYELEDPVLLVPEDKKQKPYVAIIKDIAQTQKLSMMVTGQWFYRPEEAERKGGGSWQSRDTRELFYSFHRDEVPAESVMHKCVVHFVPIHKQLPNRKQHPGFIVQKVYDTVERKLWKLTDKDYEDNKQHEIDLLVQKTLSRLVDLPDIETEDYAAEQPEDQSKFKRTLRKKNITPLDVSREEEASGRHDNLKAETPGSCTANTSEYYAILEKFDVLTGDTHREKWLERLLQCIQYMCRSPDDEKVKASSDGIDGEKESKTHSNGNGSQDKSPKSSKTFRWPDAAVSAVCALEKASHEALSSDFQKYNQKLRSLVFNLKNSTLLARRLLNGQLKPSKILNMSPNELKEGLTAEETATKEPDESAGMQMTDACCSRCNENKVGVRDIIQAGHGDRYQDLAFYFS comes from the exons ATGGGAAACCGGAGATTCGCGCAGGTATCCACCAGCGACGACGAAGACGAAGCGCTACCGCCGCCACCGAAAACTCGGTCATCGATGGCGAAGTCAGAAGACAATGagaaaaacaagaacaaaaagaagaaaatgaaacttctagaaaaagatgaagaagatgagGAAGAAGCGAAAGTGAGAGGAGGGAAagcaaagaagaaaggaagaggaaGGAAAGGAGTTGAAtcggaagaggaagaggaggaggaggaggaagaagaggaagaggcGCCGCAAGAGGATGCGAAACCGATTGGTGAACCGATTAAGTTTTCTGGTaaaggaagaggaaaaagGAGTCATTATGAAGCTTTTGAGTTTGATGGAAATAGATATGAGCTT GAGGATCCTGTCCTTTTAGTTCCTGAGGATAAAAAGCAAAAACCTTATGTGGCAATTATCAAG GATATTGCTCAGACACAAAAGCTTAGCATGATGGTCACTGGACAGTGGTTTTATCGTCCTGAAGAGGCAGAGAGAAAAGGTGGTGGAAGCTGGCAGTCACGTGATACCCGAGAATTGTTTTACAGTTTTCATCGTGATGAGGTTCCAGCAGAATCTGTAATGCACAAGTGTGTGGTGCATTTTGTCCCTATTCATAAGCAACTTCCAAATCGGAAACAGCATCCTGGTTTTATTGTCCAGAAAGTGTATGACACTGTAGAACGGAAACTTTGGAAGTTAACTGATAAGGattatgaagataataagcAGCATGAAATTGATCTTCTTGTTCAGAAAACTCTATCGCGTTTGGTAGACCTTCCTGATATTGAAACTGAAGATTATGCTGCTGAACAACCAGAAGATCAGTCAAAGTTTAAGAGAACTCTcaggaaaaagaatattacTCCACTTGATGTTTCAAGGGAGGAAGAGGCATCTGGCAGGCATGACAATTTAAAAGCTGAAACACCAGGAAGCTGTACAGCCAATACCTCGGAGTACTAtgcaatcttagaaaagttTGATGTACTAACTGGAGATACTCATCGCGAAAAATGGTTGGAGAGGCTTCTTCAATGTATTCAATACATGTGCAGATCTCCTGACGATGAAAAAGTGAAAGCCAGTTCTGATGGCATTGATGGTGAAAAAGAGAGCAAGACACATAGCAATGGAAATGGATCTCAAGATAAGAGTCCTAAA AGTAGCAAGACTTTTCGATGGCCTGATGCTGCTGTTTCTGCAGTATGTGCCCTTGAGAAGGCTTCACATGAAGCTCTTTCCTCTGATTTTCAGAAATATAACCAGAAGTTGCGTTCTCTTGTTTTCAACCTCAAG AATAGCACGCTACTGGCACGGCGTTTGCTCAATGGACAGTTGAAACCTtcgaaaatattaaatatgtcaCCAAATGAATTGAAA gAAGGGTTGACAGCTGAGGAGACAGCAACAAAAGAGCCCGACGAATCAGCAGGCATGCAG ATGACTGATGCTTGTTGCTCAAGATGCAATGAGAACAAAGTTGGCGTAAGGGACATCATCCAAGCTGGACATGGAGATCGCTATCAG GACCTTGCATTCTACTTTTCGTGA
- the LOC8266470 gene encoding uncharacterized protein LOC8266470, translated as MGKKGGIKKPPYTPTPSHTSISLRQETTGRIQAKGATVRNPKSFLKLEHLQNLSLWTAREASIPSLSAFFGRQLAAAGEALGFPSDPALFPCQRCETLLQPGLNCTVRIAKTLAKSRRRHKKPNTSMQNNVVYNCHFCSHQNLKRGSTKGYMKEICPSKPKQKPSARSKPSKPMPEKSVSLEDVSEIKDEMVNMDEIALPPLFGDTCITNSSPTPLVKSGATLLDAKRRKRNRSGAKRSEESDNTNAAKDGERTGNASSKRKRKSWTSLKEIAESKEHDSTQNVANLAIPFFI; from the exons ATGGGCAAGAAAGGAGGGATTAAAAAGCCACCATACACGCCAACTCCAAGTCACACATCAATCTCCTTGAGACAAGAAACAACCGGCAGAATACAAGCCAAAGGCGCCACTGTTCGTAATCCAAAATCATTCTTGAAACTCGAGCACTTGCAAAACCTGTCATTATGGACCGCCAGAGAAGCTTCTATCCCCTCTCTATCCGCCTTCTTCGGACGCCAACTCGCCGCTGCTGGGGAAGCATTGGGATTCCCTTCTGACCCTGCTCTATTTCCTTGCCAGAG ATGTGAGACACTTCTTCAGCCTGGTTTAAACTGCACAGTGCGAATCGCGAAGACCCTTGCAAAGTCAAGGCGAAGACACAAAAAACCTAATACCTCAATGCAGAATAACGTGGTTTACAATTGCCACTTCTGTTCACATCAGAATCTAAAGAGAGGATCTACAAAAGGCTATATGAAAGAAATATGCCCATCTAAGCCAAAGCAAAAGCCATCAGCTAGGTCAAAACCTTCCAAGCCAATGCCTGAGAAGTCTGTCAGCTTGGAGGATGTATCAGAAATCAAGGATGAGATGGTCAACATGGATGAGATAGCTTTGCCCCCATTATTTGGCGATACTTGTATCACAAACAGCTCACCAACTCCATTAGTAAAAAGTGGAGCCACTTTACTGGATGCAAAGAGGAGAAAGAGAAACAGATCAGGAGCTAAAAGATCAGAGGAATCTGACAATACAAATGCTGCAAAAGATGGTGAAAGAACTGGTAATGCATCgagtaaaagaaagagaaaatcttGGACCAGCCTGAAGGAAATTGCTGAGAGTAAAGAGCATGATAGCACTCAAAATGTTGCTAATTTGGCAATCCCATTTTTCATATGA
- the LOC8266471 gene encoding 5-amino-6-(5-phospho-D-ribitylamino)uracil phosphatase, chloroplastic has product MADSIAATSLVGYRPLCRGFSVKDASCKRRSSGNCRVLGSEFTGRKLVALSPRLLGWKVDRLVVTSIKALAMELTKETYSFREEEERIPRTWGYQADTGVDRKPGLWPPENRADNASLNNPLLRQERMGCGWLGAIFEWEGVIIEDNPDLEKQAWLALSEEEGKSPPPAFLLRRIEGMKNEQAMSEVLCWSRDPAELRRMATRKEEIYQALQGGIYRLRSGSKEFVNVLMHYKIPMALISTRPRKTLESAIGSIGIEGYFSAIVAAEDVHRGKPDPEMFIYAAQLLKFIPERCIVFGNSNQTVEAAHDVRMKCVAVASKHPVYELSAADLVVRHLDELSVVDLKNLADIESPEFGSLEPEMELEEEENRSTAVGVDDIFW; this is encoded by the coding sequence ATGGCGGATTCGATTGCAGCAACATCTCTCGTTGGGTATAGACCTTTGTGCAGGGGATTTTCTGTTAAGGATGCTTCTTGCAAAAGGAGATCTTCGGGTAACTGTCGTGTGCTGGGATCAGAATTTACAGGCAGAAAACTTGTTGCTTTATCTCCTAGATTGTTGGGATGGAAAGTTGATAGGTTAGTGGTCACATCAATTAAGGCTCTCGCAATGGAGTTGACAAAAGAGACGTATTCGTTTCGGGAGGAGGAGGAAAGAATACCACGAACTTGGGGTTACCAGGCTGACACTGGTGTTGATCGAAAACCAGGTTTGTGGCCCCCAGAAAATAGAGCAGATAACGCGTCATTGAATAACCCCTTGCTCCGACAAGAAAGGATGGGCTGTGGCTGGTTAGGTGCCATATTTGAGTGGGAGGGTGTTATAATTGAGGATAATCCTGATCTTGAGAAGCAAGCCTGGCTTGCTCTttctgaagaagaagggaaatCTCCTCCTCCAGCTTTCCTCCTAAGACGTATAGAAGGGATGAAGAATGAGCAAGCAATGTCTGAAGTTCTCTGTTGGTCTAGAGACCCAGCAGAACTGAGAAGAATGGCTACTAGGAAGGAAGAAATATACCAAGCTTTGCAAGGCGGGATATATAGATTACGATCTGGCTCAAAAGAGTTTGTGAATGTTTTGATGCATTACAAGATACCGATGGCATTGATATCTACGCGTCCAAGGAAGACTCTTGAATCTGCAATTGGAAGCATTGGGATTGAAGGGTATTTCAGTGCTATTGTTGCAGCAGAAGATGTTCATAGAGGGAAACCTGACCCTGAGATGTTTATTTATGCAGCACAACTTCTAAAGTTTATTCCAGAGCGTTGTATTGTGTTTGGGAACTCTAATCAGACTGTGGAGGCTGCTCATGATGTTCGGATGAAGTGTGTAGCTGTTGCTAGCAAGCATCCTGTGTATGAACTCAGTGCTGCAGACTTAGTGGTAAGGCACCTAGATGAGCTTTCAGTTGTTGATCTGAAGAACCTTGCTGATATTGAATCACCAGAATTTGGGTCTCTTGAGCCAGAGATGGAGCTGGAGGAGGAAGAGAATCGATCTACAGCAGTTGGAGTTGATGATATTTTCTGGTGA
- the LOC8266472 gene encoding glutamate--cysteine ligase, chloroplastic isoform X1: protein MGFSFCVIEMGMPAVVSNCQISMPVISQAGPSCYVPTDITRCKTGQNAVLGVFNSIETSKLKETCVRFSSLSCNSTKIPQLPSSENSWVRSRRGNQMIVAASPPIEDAVIATEPLTKEDLVGYLASGCKPKEKWRIGTEHEKFGFELGTLRPMKYEQIAELLNGIAERFDWEKVMEGDYIIGLKQGKQSISLEPGGQFELSGAPLETLHQTCAEVNSHLYQVKAVTEEMGIGFLGIGFQPKWGVKDIPIMPKGRYEIMRNYMPKVGTLGLDMMFRTCTVQVNLDFSSEADMIRKFRAGLALQPIATALFANSPFTEGKPNGYLSMRSQIWTDTDKDRTGMLPFVFDDSFGFEQYVDYALDVPMYFVYRKKKYIDCTGMTFRDFLAGKLPCIPGELPTLNDWENHLTTIFPEVRLKRYLEMRGADGGPWRRLCALPAFWVGLLYDEISLQNVLDMTADWTPEEREMLRNKVPKTGLKTPFRDGLLKHVAEDVLKLAKDGLERRGYKEIGFLNEVTEVVRTGVTPAERLLELYNGKWGQSVDPVFEELLY from the exons ATGGGATTTAGTTTCTGTGTTATTGAGATGGGCATGCCAGCTGTTGTGTCCAATTGTCAGATAA GTATGCCGGTCATTTCCCAGGCAGGTCCATCATGTTATGTCCCCACTGACATAACAAGGTGTAAAACTGGACAAAATGCGGTGCTTGGTGTGTTTAATAGCATTGAGACATCTAAACTGAAGGAAACATGTGTTAGATTTTCTTCATTGTCATGTAATTCTACTAAGATACCTCAGCTTCCAAGTTCAGAAAATTCATGGGTAAGAAGTAGAAGAGGGAATCAAATGATTGTTGCTGCTAGCCCTCCTATAGAGGACGCGGTGATTGCTACAGAACCACTAACTAAAGAGGATCTTGTAGGATACCTCGCCTCTGGCTGCAAGCCTAAGGAAAAATGGAG AATAGGTACAGAACATGAGAAGTTTGGATTTGAACTTGGAACTTTACGTCCTATGAAATATGAACAAATTGCAGAATTGCTTAATGGTATTGCTGAGAGATTTGATTGGGAGAAAGTAATGGAAGGCGACTACATTATAGGACTCAAACAG GGGAAGCAGAGCATATCACTAGAGCCAGGTGGTCAGTTTGAGCTTAGTGGTGCACCACTTGAGACTTTGCATCAAACTTGTGCTGAAGTCAATTCACACCTTTATCAG GTTAAAGCTGTTACAGAGGAGATGGGAATCGGATTCTTAGGAATTGGTTTCCAGCCCAAATGGGGAGTTAAAGATATACCTATTATGCCCAAG GGAAGATATGAGATAATGAGGAATTACATGCCCAAAGTTGGCACTTTAGGACTTGATATGATGTTTAGGACATGCACTGTTCAG GTTAATCTGGACTTCAGTTCTGAAGCTGACATGATAAGGAAATTCCGTGCTGGTCTTGCTTTGCAACCG ATAGCAACAGCTCTATTTGCAAATTCACCTTTCACTGAAGGAAAGCCAAATGGTTATCTCAGCATGAGAAG CCAAATTTGGACTGATACGGATAAGGATCGTACTGGCATGCTGCCTTTTGTTTTTGATGACTCATTCGG GTTTGAGCAGTACGTTGATTATGCCCTTGATGTTCCAATGTATTTTGTTTATCGGAAGAAGAAGTACATTGACTGCACTGGAATGACGTTCAGG GACTTCCTAGCTGGAAAACTTCCTTGCATTCCTGGTGAATTGCCAACCCTTAATGATTGGGAGAATCACCTAACAACAATTTTTCCTGAG GTCAGACTAAAGAGGTACTTGGAGATGAGAGGTGCTGATGGAGGGCCTTGGAGGAGGCTGTGTGCATTGCCAGCATTTTGG GTAGGTTTGCTGTATGATGAAATCTCGCTCCAAAATGTTCTGGATATGACGGCTGATTGGACTCctgaagaaagagagatgTTGAGGAATAAG GTTCCAAAGACTGGTCTAAAGACACCATTTCGGGATGGGTTACTGAAGCATGTTGCCGAAGATGTTCTAAAGTTGGCCAAG GATGGCTTGGAAAGGAGAGGCTATAAGGAGATTGGGTTCTTGAATGAGGTTACTGAGGTGGTTAGAACAG GTGTAACACCAGCTGAGAGGCTTTTGGAGCTGTACAACGGAAAGTGGGGGCAATCTGTAGATCCTGTTTTTGAGGAGCTACTCTACTGA
- the LOC8266472 gene encoding glutamate--cysteine ligase, chloroplastic isoform X2, producing the protein MPVISQAGPSCYVPTDITRCKTGQNAVLGVFNSIETSKLKETCVRFSSLSCNSTKIPQLPSSENSWVRSRRGNQMIVAASPPIEDAVIATEPLTKEDLVGYLASGCKPKEKWRIGTEHEKFGFELGTLRPMKYEQIAELLNGIAERFDWEKVMEGDYIIGLKQGKQSISLEPGGQFELSGAPLETLHQTCAEVNSHLYQVKAVTEEMGIGFLGIGFQPKWGVKDIPIMPKGRYEIMRNYMPKVGTLGLDMMFRTCTVQVNLDFSSEADMIRKFRAGLALQPIATALFANSPFTEGKPNGYLSMRSQIWTDTDKDRTGMLPFVFDDSFGFEQYVDYALDVPMYFVYRKKKYIDCTGMTFRDFLAGKLPCIPGELPTLNDWENHLTTIFPEVRLKRYLEMRGADGGPWRRLCALPAFWVGLLYDEISLQNVLDMTADWTPEEREMLRNKVPKTGLKTPFRDGLLKHVAEDVLKLAKDGLERRGYKEIGFLNEVTEVVRTGVTPAERLLELYNGKWGQSVDPVFEELLY; encoded by the exons ATGCCGGTCATTTCCCAGGCAGGTCCATCATGTTATGTCCCCACTGACATAACAAGGTGTAAAACTGGACAAAATGCGGTGCTTGGTGTGTTTAATAGCATTGAGACATCTAAACTGAAGGAAACATGTGTTAGATTTTCTTCATTGTCATGTAATTCTACTAAGATACCTCAGCTTCCAAGTTCAGAAAATTCATGGGTAAGAAGTAGAAGAGGGAATCAAATGATTGTTGCTGCTAGCCCTCCTATAGAGGACGCGGTGATTGCTACAGAACCACTAACTAAAGAGGATCTTGTAGGATACCTCGCCTCTGGCTGCAAGCCTAAGGAAAAATGGAG AATAGGTACAGAACATGAGAAGTTTGGATTTGAACTTGGAACTTTACGTCCTATGAAATATGAACAAATTGCAGAATTGCTTAATGGTATTGCTGAGAGATTTGATTGGGAGAAAGTAATGGAAGGCGACTACATTATAGGACTCAAACAG GGGAAGCAGAGCATATCACTAGAGCCAGGTGGTCAGTTTGAGCTTAGTGGTGCACCACTTGAGACTTTGCATCAAACTTGTGCTGAAGTCAATTCACACCTTTATCAG GTTAAAGCTGTTACAGAGGAGATGGGAATCGGATTCTTAGGAATTGGTTTCCAGCCCAAATGGGGAGTTAAAGATATACCTATTATGCCCAAG GGAAGATATGAGATAATGAGGAATTACATGCCCAAAGTTGGCACTTTAGGACTTGATATGATGTTTAGGACATGCACTGTTCAG GTTAATCTGGACTTCAGTTCTGAAGCTGACATGATAAGGAAATTCCGTGCTGGTCTTGCTTTGCAACCG ATAGCAACAGCTCTATTTGCAAATTCACCTTTCACTGAAGGAAAGCCAAATGGTTATCTCAGCATGAGAAG CCAAATTTGGACTGATACGGATAAGGATCGTACTGGCATGCTGCCTTTTGTTTTTGATGACTCATTCGG GTTTGAGCAGTACGTTGATTATGCCCTTGATGTTCCAATGTATTTTGTTTATCGGAAGAAGAAGTACATTGACTGCACTGGAATGACGTTCAGG GACTTCCTAGCTGGAAAACTTCCTTGCATTCCTGGTGAATTGCCAACCCTTAATGATTGGGAGAATCACCTAACAACAATTTTTCCTGAG GTCAGACTAAAGAGGTACTTGGAGATGAGAGGTGCTGATGGAGGGCCTTGGAGGAGGCTGTGTGCATTGCCAGCATTTTGG GTAGGTTTGCTGTATGATGAAATCTCGCTCCAAAATGTTCTGGATATGACGGCTGATTGGACTCctgaagaaagagagatgTTGAGGAATAAG GTTCCAAAGACTGGTCTAAAGACACCATTTCGGGATGGGTTACTGAAGCATGTTGCCGAAGATGTTCTAAAGTTGGCCAAG GATGGCTTGGAAAGGAGAGGCTATAAGGAGATTGGGTTCTTGAATGAGGTTACTGAGGTGGTTAGAACAG GTGTAACACCAGCTGAGAGGCTTTTGGAGCTGTACAACGGAAAGTGGGGGCAATCTGTAGATCCTGTTTTTGAGGAGCTACTCTACTGA